A genomic region of Caenorhabditis elegans chromosome V contains the following coding sequences:
- the F25E5.8 gene encoding Histidine-rich glycoprotein (Confirmed by transcript evidence) yields MKVPHVIAELVSEFSGFQHTPDFKASRSTGNFEEGSEEGTSGSHKPEEHHHKEHHGHSLYFGKHSGKKHLPPVVENDGDTHSNHSDVSGSGSSLKEKKHHGLTAHFKDLFHIGHHHHHHGEHPHSKQNSGASTPARKNSTGSECPCSKQEQCHKHSINITVGAVSYLFLFKLFFNF; encoded by the coding sequence ATGAAAGTCCCTCACGTCATAGCTGAGCTGGTTTCGGAGTTTTCTGGATTTCAGCACACTCCAGATTTTAAAGCGTCAAGGTCAACTGGAAACTTTGAGGAAGGATCTGAAGAAGGTACATCTGGAAGCCATAAACCAGAAGAACATCACCATAAGGAACATCATGGACATTCGTTGTACTTTGGAAAACATTCTGGTAAAAAGCATTTGCCACCGGTTGTTGAAAACGACGGCGACACACATTCCAATCACAGTGATGTGTCCGGGTCGGGATCCTCATTAAAAGAAAAGAAGCATCACGGATTGACTGCTCATTTCAAAGATCTATTTCATATTGGGcaccaccatcatcatcaCGGAGAGCATCCACACTCGAAGCAAAATTCTGGAGCTTCTACGCCGGCAAGGAAAAACTCGACTGGAAGTGAATGTCCGTGCTCGAAGCAAGAACAATGTCACAAGCATTCGATTAATATCACTGTTGGAGCGGTAAGttatctttttctttttaaactttttttcaacttttag
- the try-13 gene encoding Peptidase S1 domain-containing protein (Confirmed by transcript evidence), with protein sequence MNIGILISLLFLGFSSSRIIGEKENQVLQSYCGRTPFLQRRIINGKPLEAFENPWAVAAQFQYYVQKDGKPKRLVMVFPGTVISPYHILTYNLVRSYDGVFGFQHKENMTSNGTCLGEHYFLPEEYTDRFDIIMDRSKFDMTRKFQDLVRRVIVINGCPDVNSAKVLILELKKPLELNPSIWPVCISNDPQLFDRSSDFSVSGIDAKGVLNSGLFKPVNCSVEGPFSCAEAVDNKQRMCAYDSGGSAISNVSGQNTVLGVYVTGNMNCNANPQNLTDFKFINIANHRESICKLTGICVPDPERIDPTSSALPPTPYEPVGYDGEVLTAEHFDPMRLNGSDPAESIRAERIDPMKLNGSAHHGEGVKKTVNIYINWNKKT encoded by the exons ATGAATATTGGAATTCTTATTTCCTTGTTATTCCTGGGATTCTCTAGTTCTCGAATCATCGGCGAGAAAGAGAACCAAGTTCTTCAAAGTTATTGTGGaagaa CCCCTTTCCTCCAACGAAGAATCATCAATGGCAAACCGCTGGAAGCGTTTGAGAATCCATGGGCAGTTGCGGCCCAATTTCAGTATTACGTTCAAAAAGATGGGAAACCAAAACGGTTGGTGATGGTTTTTCCTGGTACCGTCATTTCTCCATACCATATTCTCACTTATAACTTGGTACGTTCGTACGATggagtttttggttttcaacaCAAGGAGAATATGACTTCAAATGGAACTTGCCTTGGGGAACATTATTTTCTGCCAGAAGAATACACGGACAGATTCGATATCATCATGGATCGCTCAAAGTTTGATATGACCCGCAAGTTCCAAGATTTAGTTCGCCGAGTTATTGTTATCAATGGGTGCCCAGACGTGAATTCTGCAAAAGTATTGATCTTAGAACTTAAGAAGCCACTGGAGTTGAACCCTTCAATTTGGCCAGTATGCATTTCGAACGATCCACAATTATTTGACAGATCAAGTGATTTCTCTGTGTCTGGTATAGACGCTAAGGGTGTTTTGAATTCGGGATTGTTCAAGCCAGTTAATTGCTCAGTTGAAGGACCTTTTTCATGTGCCGAAGCGGTAGATAATAAACAACGAATGTGCGCA TATGACTCCGGAGGTAGTGCAATAAGCAACGTTTCCGGACAAAATACCGTTCTTGGAGTGTATGTAACAGGGAACATGAACTGCAATGCGAATCCACAGAACCTCACAGACTTCAAATTCATAAACATTGCTAACCATCGAGAGTCGATTTGCAAGCTAACAGGAATATGTGTGCCAGATCCAGAGAGAATCGATCCCACATCATCCGCACTTCCACCAACTCCATACGAACCAGTTGGTTATGACGGAGAAGTTTTAACCGCTGAACACTTCGACCCTATGAGACTTAATGGTTCGGACCCCGCGGAATCCATCAGAGCGGAGAGAATTGACCCGATGAAACTGAACGGTTCAGCGCATCATGGAGAAGGTGTTAAGAAGACAGTCAACATTTATATTAATTGGAATAagaaaacctaa
- the F25E5.16 gene encoding BTB domain-containing protein (Confirmed by transcript evidence) — MGRKKEKHNAKIGEANVKKTTIMRFLIDQLDGFTDKLFVCQAEKYNWTTHFYRGQFFDEDYLIVDIYCHSSIPSWSCDARTEVKFWNTTIQDIEHHYEMKRNCMSCPPFIKWKDLISRENNYVRNGRIVCEVLISEVPKKANKNQAVIVKEYPGIRNLEILVEKSKFHVNMELLAFTSKFFEKELARGRLNTADPYILEDITPIDFKLYMDLTYHPKQYFSAYHAKDILQIAKRFNNLEVVTTCQNVILEDLNENKLSTKNKTKLAESYDLDTVRELFNPNTMTQPSARPRFMAPDKFREKQPTDAEMEGISELFAEPWDNQCHCKSKGGKENFDEKLKIKVENQTEKEEDDEDYDISMPSTSGC, encoded by the exons ATGGGTCGCAAAAAGGAGAAGCACAACGCGAAAATTGGGGAAGCTAACGTtaagaaaacaacaattatGCGGTTTTTAATTGATCAGTTGGATGGTTTCACTGACAAGCTGTTCGTGTGCCAGGCAGAAAAGTACAACTG GACAACCCATTTCTACCGCGGACAGTTCTTCGATGAAGATTACCTAATCGTAGACATTTACTGCCACTCCTCGATTCCAAGTTGGAGTTGTGATGCAAGAACCGAAGTGAAATTCTGGAATACAACTATTCAGGATATTGAGCATCATTATGAAATGAAGAGAAATTGTATGTCATGTCCCCCATTCATTAAATGGAAGGATTTAATATCACGTGAGAATAATTACGTGAGGAATGGAAGAATCGTCTGCGAAGTTTTGATATCGGAAGTACCGAAGAAAGCTAATAAGAATCAAGCTGTCATTGTAAAGGAATATCCGggaattcgaaatttggaGATTCTAGTGGAAAAGTCAAAGTTTCACGTTAATATGGAA CTGCTAGCATTCACTtccaagtttttcgaaaaagaactGGCCAGAGGAAGATTGAACACGGCCGATCCTTATATTCTAGAAGACATTACGCCGATTGATTTCAAGCTCTACATGGACTTGACTTATCAtccaaaacaatatttttcag CATATCACGCTAAAGACATTCTTCAAATTGCTAAAAGGTTCAACAATTTGGAAGTAGTGACCACTTGTCAGAATGTTATTTTGGAGGATTTGAATGAGAATAAGTTGAGCACCAAGAACAAGACAAAACTGGCAGAGTCTTACGATTTGGATACTGTTAGG GAACTATTCAATCCGAATACTATGACACAACCATCTGCACGGCCTCGCTTCATGGCTCCGGACAAATTTAGAGAGAAACAACCAACTGATGCAGAGATGGAAGGGATCAGTGAACTATTCGCGGAGCCTTGGGACAATCAGTGCCATTGTAAATCAAAAGGTGGAAAAGAGAACTTTGATGAGAAGCTGAAGATTAAAGTGGAAAAtcaaacagaaaaagaggaagaCGATGAGGACTATGACATATCAATGCCATCAACGTCTGGGTGCTGA
- the F25E5.8 gene encoding S39A8 protein (Partially confirmed by transcript evidence) — protein MKVPHVIAELVSEFSGFQHTPDFKASRSTGNFEEGSEEGTSGSHKPEEHHHKEHHGHSLYFGKHSGKKHLPPVVENDGDTHSNHSDVSGSGSSLKEKKHHGLTAHFKDLFHIGHHHHHHGEHPHSKQNSGASTPARKNSTGSECPCSKQEQCHKHSINITVGADEVPTVLATPPNEQNILHAHFIKNQSPCISRVVSSSSLKEKLHKIKRTTSSDSDTDFPEKKCSVASYRVVTH, from the exons ATGAAAGTCCCTCACGTCATAGCTGAGCTGGTTTCGGAGTTTTCTGGATTTCAGCACACTCCAGATTTTAAAGCGTCAAGGTCAACTGGAAACTTTGAGGAAGGATCTGAAGAAGGTACATCTGGAAGCCATAAACCAGAAGAACATCACCATAAGGAACATCATGGACATTCGTTGTACTTTGGAAAACATTCTGGTAAAAAGCATTTGCCACCGGTTGTTGAAAACGACGGCGACACACATTCCAATCACAGTGATGTGTCCGGGTCGGGATCCTCATTAAAAGAAAAGAAGCATCACGGATTGACTGCTCATTTCAAAGATCTATTTCATATTGGGcaccaccatcatcatcaCGGAGAGCATCCACACTCGAAGCAAAATTCTGGAGCTTCTACGCCGGCAAGGAAAAACTCGACTGGAAGTGAATGTCCGTGCTCGAAGCAAGAACAATGTCACAAGCATTCGATTAATATCACTGTTGGAGCG gacgAAGTTCCAACGGTTCTTGCGACTCCACCAAACGAACAAAATATCCTTCATGctcattttatcaaaaaccaaTCGCCATGCATATCACGAGTAGTCAGCTCAAGCTCACTGAAAGAAAAACTTCATAAAATCAAAAGAACTACCAGTTCCGACAGCGACACTGATTTCCCTGAGAAAAAGTGTTCTGTAGCTTCATATCGAGTTGTTACTCATTGA
- the F25E5.9 gene encoding uncharacterized protein (Partially confirmed by transcript evidence), with translation MKQILVVLQVRSPADGVHVRESVHRNGAIDLNECPLSFCVYFLRLPSSSFCRDLCAICGGAKPTSLSIEECMCAPHSFFLVSVVLLKRRTRRRRTEKSTITEMQPGEDCQKGGNRKLNR, from the exons ATGAAGCAAATCCTTGTCGTCCTCCAAGTGCGGAGCCCTGCTGACGGTGTGCATGTGCGTGAGAGTGTGCAT AGAAACGGCGCCATTGATTTGAATGAATGTCCGCTCTCTTTCTGTGTCTACTTTCTTCGTCTTCCGTCTTCTTCGTTTTGTCGAGACTTATGTGCTATATGCGGAGGAGCCAAGCCAACGTCTCTCTCAATTGAGGAGTGCATGTGTGCTccacattcattttttttggtttcagtgGTTCTGTTGAAgagaagaacaagaagaagaagaacggAGAAGAGTACAATTACGGAAATGCAGCCCGGCGAGGATTGCCAAAAAGGAGGAAATCGGAAATTGAAcagataa
- the F25E5.16 gene encoding BTB domain-containing protein (Confirmed by transcript evidence), with product MGRKKEKHNAKIGEANVKKTTIMRFLIDQLDGFTDKLFVCQAEKYNWTTHFYRGQFFDEDYLIVDIYCHSSIPSWSCDARTEVKFWNTTIQDIEHHYEMKRNCMSCPPFIKWKDLISRENNYVRNGRIVCEVLISEVPKKANKNQAVIVKEYPGIRNLEILVEKSKFHVNMELLAFTSKFFEKELARGRLNTADPYILEDITPIDFKLYMDLTYHPKQYFSGNGSV from the exons ATGGGTCGCAAAAAGGAGAAGCACAACGCGAAAATTGGGGAAGCTAACGTtaagaaaacaacaattatGCGGTTTTTAATTGATCAGTTGGATGGTTTCACTGACAAGCTGTTCGTGTGCCAGGCAGAAAAGTACAACTG GACAACCCATTTCTACCGCGGACAGTTCTTCGATGAAGATTACCTAATCGTAGACATTTACTGCCACTCCTCGATTCCAAGTTGGAGTTGTGATGCAAGAACCGAAGTGAAATTCTGGAATACAACTATTCAGGATATTGAGCATCATTATGAAATGAAGAGAAATTGTATGTCATGTCCCCCATTCATTAAATGGAAGGATTTAATATCACGTGAGAATAATTACGTGAGGAATGGAAGAATCGTCTGCGAAGTTTTGATATCGGAAGTACCGAAGAAAGCTAATAAGAATCAAGCTGTCATTGTAAAGGAATATCCGggaattcgaaatttggaGATTCTAGTGGAAAAGTCAAAGTTTCACGTTAATATGGAA CTGCTAGCATTCACTtccaagtttttcgaaaaagaactGGCCAGAGGAAGATTGAACACGGCCGATCCTTATATTCTAGAAGACATTACGCCGATTGATTTCAAGCTCTACATGGACTTGACTTATCAtccaaaacaatatttttcaggtaacggttctgtttga